In Corylus avellana chromosome ca8, CavTom2PMs-1.0, the genomic stretch ATCAGATGCAataaaatgatcatatatgaCATTTATGAAGTCTCGTAGCATATGCATGTATTTGTAGTCATATATGCAatattttcttgcaaatagaaAGATTGATATATATACAGAACTCTGTTGTTTGTTGGTCTGCAATAAAACGGTAAACACATGATATATATGCAATATTTTCCAGAAACTCAACCACAAAAACTCCATTAGTTGGTCGGCTCTTCCACAAGTAGAACCAACTCTACCTCCAGGACCAGAACCCTTTTGTTAAAATCATTCCTATGAGAGATTGATAAATAAAAACCGATGGGCATCGAGAATTATTCTCCCAAATGCTACTTTAGGGATGGCAGTAGAATGGGTTTGACAAGTATCCATGCTTGTGaatgctatttagtatactGCTACACGATTGCCATTTAATTGGGATAATGTTGCAGCTAAATTATCATTTGGATAAATAAgagcttgtaaaaataaaaatcatttttattgtcACGTCATTCTAATCATAtagtagtctactaaataatatttctcaaaGAATAATACTCTATACTGGACAAGTATTTGCCTTCCATCTTCCAAAACTGATGTGATGTGGTTCCTCCATAACATTTGGTGGATGGAAGATAGATATTTGTtcagtatataacattactatttctcaaataatattaataaattattaaactttATAACTCGCAAAGATAGAGTAGGAACTTGACCTTTGGAGAGGCTTATTCTAATAtaagtaatactatttagtataCTGTTATATGACTGTCATATAATTGGGATGATGTGATAGTGAAAATTTGCCATTAATTAAAtactgatttttattgtcacatcatcaaattatatgacagtcgtataatagtctactaaataacattatccTTCCAATATAGGATGTCCTTTCTGAGGTTGAGGGCTAGCTTGTTCCAACATTATATGTCTTTTTTGAGGTTGTATTGGGTCATTGCAAAATTTTCAGAGAGTACCACGTGAAAATGGAAGCTACACAATGCATACAACTTTATTTTGAAGAGTAATAGCATGAGATAttcacaatttatttatttatttatattttaatagttaGTGTTAGAtgtctctctttttccctttgcattttcttcttctactgCATAccacaccattttttttttttttctcctattaTGTTGACATGGGAGGGTGTAGTAGTACTTAGATCAACCattcttaaacaaaaaatccaataattttTAGACCTTGTCACATagtgaaataaaaagaatgtgGTGTCTTTCGTCAttatggaggaaaaaaaaagggatgcaTGCCAAcaattttctattcaaattgCTAGCAACTCGTAAGCAACACATGTAAGAGAGCCCATATGAAACTTACATGTTATAGTAGGTGGTTGaacaattcaatttatttagaCAGGTAGGTTCCATATGAGATCTCGAAAcccaaattgctagcaatttgaacGGAGTTACTGAAAATATCAATCTGACGCATAAAAGCATGAGAATAGGAATGATAGGGTATGTAACCTCAAGGTAGGAGCAGGACCAAATTAGCCGAACAACTTGGTGAAAATTAGCAGGAACTTTAGTAGTGATATTTCGAATTTACTTTTTCAATGAGAGAGCACAACAACTAAATTTAGGTTTCTTATGAGACTATATTACAATCCTGCACCCtgttttgtttacaaaataGATAAAGCTAAAATGAAACTTCAAATATACCCTACTTGGAAAAATCAAGAAATACCACTTCAGTTGTGTCATGGATTAGGAATTTGAGGCATTTCTGTCTCTGGGGTGGGCTTCTTATTCTTGCTATGTTTTATCTCTTCATAAAAGTATGAGGTAAAGCCCCAAAGAGAGAGCGCCAGAGCAACTCCCTTTTCTGCCTGAAACTTTTCTTGGTAGAAAATAACAGCTAGGACCTCTGTCACTGGGAGTAGAACCGCGATTACAACAGCAGATAGCAAAGACGAGGCACAAAAGATGATTCCTATCGTTCCCAAGAAGAAAGCCTGCCAAAAAATTGCACTCCATGCTAGGACCACATAGTACTTTGTTTCCCCGAGCCCGAATTCACTCGCCTCTCTTGGAATTGCctacaaagtatatatatatttttcatgaaatatttACTTCTCACTTTGATTGGCTTTAAACTATGTTAGTATATTATCACATCTTAACGTATTACCATATTTGTGCtacaatatttttataatattctaAGCATATTATGGTAATATTCTTTGTTAGTAAATTATCATAGTTATGCTAAAATATTATGACTATAGTTTTGTTATGATAATATTTACTACCATATTAGCTATGGTAAATATTTTAGtaatatttgtgattttgtaatcactatatttcttttatttttattggcctcatttaactataaataggtcattttattatacattttttgcagatcaaaaatacaaactttTTAGCTTGTCTTTTTCATAGTATCATAACTACCATTTTCTTTGTGCCTCTCATAAGCCTCCGTTCGCTGTGTAGTTTCTAGGTGTTTCCTTAGTGTTTTTTACTGCCATAGCAATACACACTAAGTTGATCTTTACACTTGATGGAAATTTGGCGTTTCATTTGGCACAGCCCTCCACGTGTTGCTTAACATCTTTGTCACAACCTTCATGCGCCACACTCATCGTCATCTCTTATACATCTGACATATCAATCTCCACAATTGGTTTGTCAGCAGTAGATTGACTTTTTGTGAACAATCAGTGTTCAAACACTATCAGACTCACCCTCGCGCACCACCTCCGGCTTGAGTCTTTTGCCACGCCCTGACACTCACTGTCGGTGTTCTTGCACGTGAGATCCACACTTCCAAGCTCACCAGTATTGCCTTTTGCCCACTGCAGTGGATCCAAGCCTTGTGACTTTATGTGTGACTGCCGCACTAGATCATATCCCCACGGTTTCAAACTTCAATTGTTGCTTGCACCATGCCAAATTATTACCTTCTCCAAGCTTATATCTCACCTTATGCACCCGCCACACCTTATCCAAATCCCTTTCATCAACACCTAGTAATCTAATCTCACGACTAGGTATTTGTTGCTGCCACActggattattttattttccaaaaataagGTTTTGAACTTCTTCCAATCTCGACCATATTGTCTGTCTTATTGTCCGTATTTTGGATTGCTCTTATTATAATATGTAGGGTCaaaatatggattttttttgagAGTATAAAAATTATGGCGTTATATTTTTGGAGAAGTTTCTATACCTAAGCAAAAAGAAGGTGAAACCAaagatgattttgtacttcgtCTTGAAAATTGGGATAATGTCAATTGTAAGATCCTCTCTTGGTTCATCAACACTTCGGATCGTTCTATTCATAATCTACGTTTTATGCTTGGGAACGCAAATGTTGCTTGAGATTTTCTGGCAAAGTAATACAAGTGTACTTATGATGTCTCATCGCAATTCCAGCTTGAAGCTAAGCTTATCAAATGCATCAAGAACCATATTACTTATAATATTTGAGAACAACTATCTACCGTAGACCCGCAACTAAAGTGTTACGAAGATGTAGAATTATTTGCGGCATATCGTGACCATCAGAAGTTTATGCATTTCGCGATGGCCATTCGTGAGGACTTTGAGTCCACTTGGGCTTCTCCTTTGCACCCTACCCCTCTAATTAAAGAGAATCATCCTTCCACTATGAAAGTGCAATCTCCGAATATGATTGCGGCTGTGACCTCTTAGGGTGCTTCCAATTTCCCTCTTGGACCTCCTTCAGAAGGTTCTACATCTAAGTATGGTTGCTCCATCTATTTCTTCTTGAGTCTTCCACTGCGAATCAATCTCAATAATTTGCTCTCACTGCAGTTGATGTTGAGACATTAATTCATTTGGTTCTGTCCCATTCTTCTACTACTGCCATGTTTGTCACTTTAGGTAAAACTTCATGGTTTATAGACTCATATGACCTATGATCCCACTTTAATTTCTCAAAAGTATGCTCTCTATTCCAATCCAATCCtatcattttctatttcttcCCCAAATTTATGTGTTGATAACACATAATATGCTTAGAATATTATGGCACAAATATGGTAATATGGTAACATACTTGCGTGCTAAAACATTATAACAATACTCTTCACATGTTATGGTAATATTTACCACCATATTAGCTATTATAAATATTCTAAAAATGTGTGTTTGGTAAATGATTTTAAGAGGGGAAATGATGAAAGAATTTTGATGCGATATAAAGTGAgaatgagttttgaattttttaaagaaaaaggtaagCGTTATTTGCCAAACATTTCAAAGCAAGCGAATTTGGcaacactttttttcttctttctcatttctATCCAAAAAGTCACAACTTTTTTATTCACgttaacaaacaattttcttcactttcctttcgcaaaatatttaaaacacttcttacctttatatcacatcgATCAACCCATCTTTTTGTCAcaacaatcattttttttttttttttttcaaaaacatttgtCAAAACACACctccatattattattattacaactCAAAGGCAAAAATTAAGAAGATAATTagtcttatttcttttctttcattttttttttatggataacGCTTTGGCCAGCAAgaggtggagagagagagaaagggatcTACATGCGTACCTTGAAGTCCTTGTTAATCAGCATCCCTACTGTGCAGAAAAGAGTCGCAAACAAAGACATCACTATCTGAGCCTCCATCACCAGCGAATACGTAATGGCCTGCTTGGCCTTCTTGTACGCCAACTCAATCAACGGCAACAACAACCCATATAGCGCGGCGGCTCCTAGCGTCGTCAGAAACCCAACCAAATACTGCTTATTTGATTCACCCTCCGGACGGTCGTTACTCGTGTGTAAAGCCAGAACACCCGCTCCAATTGTCAGCAAAACCAACGCGTTGATCTTATACGGGGTGAACTTTTGCTTCACCAAAACGAAAGCAAACCCTGCAGTGAAGGCAAGGTGAGAAGCAACGATCAAAGAAATGGTTGAAACAGGAAGTCGCGCCACGCCATAGGCATAGAGGTAGTCATCGAAGCCGGTGAGGATTCCTATCACTGCGGAGGCAACGAACAAAGGTGGCTTCATGAAGAAGAGTTTGGCTCTCTGGCCTTGGGTGCTACGGCGGTGAAAGTATGTGACGGTGAGCGGCAGGAAAATGATTGGCCAGCCGCCGGTTTCGAGCCAGCTGCAGAGCCACACTCGCTTGCCGCCGTGGATGAAGTAAAGCCTCATTATTAGTGGGCCGCCGCAGTTTCCGATAGATAATAGGATGCAATTCAGTACGAGAAGGACTTTCTTCATGGCAGTACTGTTACCTTGAGCTTCAAGTTCCATGATATTGTGAAACTCTCTCTGTGTTTGCTTCTTGATGATAATTGTTTGAACATGTGGTGAAAGAGGACAAAAGGTGACAAAAGCGTAGGTCCTCATCAGGGCCGGCCCAATGGTTTTTAGGCCCTCTGGCAAAACTTTTAAATGgagctttattttttaaaatatttaaatattaattaaataatatttattttaatattattgttattatatttttatttaaaaattattattctccCCAAAATACTTTATCTAAACCTTTTAAATAAACTaatcattttctattatgcttctccccatttgataatttccgtatataatatgtactaaaaaaatgcttaaagttctcatctttaggaaaatctatattaCTATCTTATTGGACCCATTTTCTACTAataaatcccttaattttgcattaatatttttctattggcctgggtcataaatatttgtaacaatagagttttttttttcttattcaaatgAGAAAAGGGATAGAGTTAGatattattcaaatatttgtaccAATAGACTTAGATATATCAatagtattttcattatcttctaattctttttttttatgaatttcttgttcatttacaagtttttcacctaaattatcctctatattttatttattgctaatatcaaatttatttagaactcctctttgagattcaatcagtTTTTTtactaccctttttttttcttttttttttcttttttttttttaagttttcatatCTAGATacatttttttggtagaaatatttgattaaaaatattaatttttttttttttttaagtttttcatatccagataCATTTGTTTGGtagaaatatttgattaaaaatattaaaaaattaaacaaacatgatatatatatataattatgaacatttctctgttgaagatgataattcttttagttttgataaatggaatattTCTAAACTTTCTCCAAATGAAGTTTACACTACCTCTTGGACTAAATCTATTTTTAGAACTGAATACTCTgttaaaactgttgaacaaacatTTGCTATTTCTGGCAACAATgaaaaatttcaattgtttaataaaaagttTGTCAATGATTCTTTTGCTAAACGATATAAATTTCTGCATGTCGGATCTGCTCAAGTTGCTGTTAAACCTTTGACTAGATTAGGCATCATTGCCTCTGTTTTATTATGCCTTCGTGATActagatttgttgattttcatactagtattcttggtatgattCAATCTTCTTTGTTTAATGGTCCtattcattttgatattttccatAATTTAACTCTTGCTTTGAATGATATTCGTATTCTTAAAGCACTAACTCTAAATGTATTAACTTCTGGTTATAATATAGGAGAAGGTAGCAGacctcttgctatcatctaccgtatttattataagttgttaaaaaccaatatatatatatatatatatataaaaactaagttgtggttttattgttctatttttttactGTACAGCTAAGGAAGCATGTTGTGGGCCTTGTGGGTTGTGGTCGTTGTGTTGCAAAGCATGCTGAGGGcctcaatattataaaaaaataaaattatttttttaaagcaggTTGAGGGCCtcattattataaacaaataacatatgtattttttaaaacatattgaGTGCCTTGTGGCCGTTCTGCAGAAAGCATGCTAGGACctccatattataaaaatatatatattattttggggaaATTTCACTAAGCCTTCATGAATTTCcggccgattttgcagacccctcctgaacttccaaatctcttattttggacccttgaacttctattttctctcactttagaccactctgttagttttcaactttaaagtcaaacaatctaactttttatgcccattacaCCCCTACCCAGCCCACTTGAAATTTcgaaaaatgcccaaaactacagcatccaccccagcccaaaacgacaccattttgggcattaaaaattttcctttttctttttatttctttttaaaaaaatgcaaaatattaaaaatattgaaaaactaaaaaaaaagaaaaaaacaccccagcccaaaacgNNNNNNNNNNNNNNNNNNNNNNNNNNNNNNNNNNNNNNNNNNNNNNNNNNgggtttgggcttttggggtggccggaccacccccaagggcctaggggtggtttcggccaccctctaCGGCCGATATGGGGgcggccgaaaccaccccacgcccttgggggtggtccggccaccacAAAAAGCCCCAaagccatttcattttttttttttgggccttttggNNNNNNNNNNNNNNNNNNNNNNNNNNNNNNNNNNNNNNNNNNNNNNNNNNNNNNNNNNNNNNNNNNNNNNNNNNNNNNNNNNNNNNNNNNNNNNNNNNNNNNNNNNNNNNNNNNNNNNNNNNNNNNNNNNNNNNNTTTtgctttatcttttctttttttttaaaaaaaaaaataataataataataataataattttaatacccaaaacgacgtcattttgggcTGGGTGGGTGTTATAGTTTTGAGGCCCAAAACGGTGTAATTTTAACGtgggggtataatgggtataaaaagtcaaaccgtttaatctaacgttgaaaattaacagaggggtccaaagtgagagaaaatggaagtttaggggttcaaaatgagagatttgaaagttcaggagaagTCTGCAAAATCGGCCGAAAATTCATGGGGttttagtgaagttttccctattatttttttaaagcttcaACTTCAAAAAAGCATGTTGAGGACCTTGATATTATAAAGATCTAGGTTCTCAACATCAAATGGGGAATCTTAACAATGTGCCCACTAGCTGGGCAAGTCTGTGACTTGATTTGTTCCCTCCATGCTTTCCGTTACTATTGGAGCACATTGTTAAGATTCCCCATGAGTTGCTTGCAACTTGTACTCCCTGTACGCATGATTATGCTAATTATGCTGCCTCCCCATTGTTGCTATTTCTGCATAAATTGATCTTGATTTTGAGTTTTCTGCTTGGTGAAAGTTAACGGGTGGGTGAAGTTGCAGTTATCTTGGTCGAGTTAATTACAATAGAGCCCTTGAGCCTTTCATTGATATTTCTTCATGCTTGAGTTATGTTACAGTATCAGATGCAATAAAATGATCATACATGACAATATTTATGAAGTCTCGTAGCATATGCATGTACTTGTAGTCATATATGCAatattttcttgcaaatagaaAGATTGATATATATACAGAACCCTCTTGTTTGTTGGTCTGCAATAAAACGGTAAACACATGATATATATTCCAGAAACTCAACCACAAAAGCTCCATTAATTGGTCGGCTCTCCCACAAGTAGAACCAACTCTACCTCCAGGAGGACCAGGACCAGAATGGGTTTGACAAGTATATATCCACACTTGTGaatgctatttagtatactGCTACACGATTGCCATTTAATTAGGATAATGTTGCAGCTAAATCATCATTTGGATAAACAAaagcttgtaaaaataaaaattatttttattgtcacgtCATTCTAATCGTATAGTagtttactaaatagtatttctcAAAGAGTAATGCTCTATACTGAGCAAGTATTCGCCTTCCGTCTACCAAAACTGATGTGATGTGATTCCTCTATAACATTTGGTGGATGGTAGTTATTTGTccagtatataacattactatttctcaattaatattaataaattaataaactttATAACTCACAAAGATAGAGTAGGAACTTGACCTTTGAAGATGCTTATTCCAATATaagtaatactatttaataTACTGTTATATGATTGTCATATAATTGGGATGATATTACAGTGAAAATTAGCCCTTAATTAAAtgctgatttttattgtcacattatcaaattatatgacagtcgtataatagtttactaaataacattactcttccaattaggggtgtaaaaaaaaacCGTGAAACCGGAACCGAAACCccgaaaccgggaaaccggggagCTGATTTTGGAACCGGTTGAAAAATTGGGTACCccggttttggttttggtttttggcaCCCAGTTATAATCGGGAAAccgggtgcatatatatatatatttggctttttttgtatatataataatattttttgtatatgttactaattttttttattttatatatatatatatatattgctccTTTACAACTGTCCTacattgctaaaaaaaaatgaaaccctcCAAGCTTGTTTTTCTATAAAAGGAAGGCATATCCTCTCATTCTAAATTCAACTCCAAGCCACTTGTTGAGCCCAAAGAGCCCAAAATACANNNNNNNNNNNNNNNNNNNNNNNNNNNNNNNNNNNNNNNNNNNNNNNNNNNNNNNNNNNNNNNNNNNNNNNNNNNNNNNNNNNNNNNNNNNNNNNNNNNNTTTCTGAGTTTGAGGGCTAGCTTGTTCCAACATTAGATGTCTTTTTTTAGGTTGTATTGGGTGATTGCAAATTTTTCAGAGAGTACCACGTGGAAATGGAAGCTACACAATGCATACAACTTTATTTTGAAGAGTACTAGCATGAGATAttcacaatttatttatttatttatattttaatagttaGTGTTAGAtgtctctctttttcccttcgcattttcttcttctactaCATACcacaccaatttttttattttttattttttctattacGTTGACATGGGAGGGTGTAGTAGTATTTAGATCAACcattcttaaacaaaaaaatccaataattttTAGACCTTGTCACATagtgaaataaaaagaatgtgGTGTCTTTCCTCATTattgagggggaaaaaaaaaaaaaagaaggatgcATGCCAAcaattttctattcaaattgCTAGCAACACATGTAAGCAACATATGTAGAAAAGCTCATATGAAACTTATATGTTCGAGTAGGTGGTCGAACAACTCAATTTATTTAGACAGGTAGGCCCCATATGAGTTTCGAAAcccaaattgctagcaatttgaacAGAGTTACTGAAAATATCAATCCGACGCATAGAAGCATGAGAATAGGAATGACAGGGTATGTAACCTCAAGGTAGGAGCAGGACCAAATTAGCCGAACAACTTGGTGAAAATTAGCAAGAACTTTAGTAGTGATATTTCGAATCTACTTTTTCAATGATAGAGCACAACAACTAAATTAGGTTTCTTATGAGACTATATTACAATCATGCACCCtgttttgtttacaaaataGATAAAGCTAAAATGAAACTTCAAATATACCCCACTTGGAAAAATCAAGTAATACTACTTCCGTTGTGTCATGGATTAGGAATTTGATGCATTTCTGTCTCTGGGGTAGGCTTCTTATTCTTGCTATGTTTTATCTCTCCATAAAAGTATGAAGTAAAGCCCCAAAGAGAAAGTGCCAGAGCAACTCCCTTTTCTGCCTGAAACTTTTCTTGGTAGAAAATAACAGCTAGAACCTCTGTCACTGGGAGTAGAACCGCGATTACAACAGCAGATAGCAAAGACGAGACACAGAAGATGATTCCTATCGCTCCCAAGAAGAAAGCCTGCCAAAAAATTGCACTCCATACTAGGACCACATAGTACTTTGTTTCCCCGAGCCCGAACTCACTTGCCTCTCTTGGAATTGCctacaaagtatatatatatttttcatgaaatatttACTTCTC encodes the following:
- the LOC132190652 gene encoding purine permease 3-like, with product MELEAQGNSTAMKKVLLVLNCILLSIGNCGGPLIMRLYFIHGGKRVWLCSWLETGGWPIIFLPLTVTYFHRRSTQGQRAKLFFMKPPLFVASAVIGILTGFDDYLYAYGVARLPVSTISLIVASHLAFTAGFAFVLVKQKFTPYKINALVLLTIGAGVLALHTSNDRPEGESNKQYLVGFLTTLGAAALYGLLLPLIELAYKKAKQAITYSLVMEAQIVMSLFATLFCTVGMLINKDFKAIPREASEFGLGETKYYVVLAWSAIFWQAFFLGTIGIIFCASSLLSAVVIAVLLPVTEVLAVIFYQEKFQAEKGVALALSLWGFTSYFYEEIKHSKNKKPTPETEMPQIPNP